A single window of bacterium DNA harbors:
- a CDS encoding rubrerythrin family protein, with the protein MRKMTESNLKDAFAGESQAHMKYLAFAQKAEEEGKPNTAKLFRAIAYAEQVHATNHLKTLEGVGSTEENLQAAMDGENFEVEEMYPAYDAVAKLQGEKGAIKSVHYAIEAEKIHSVMYAEAKESVKQGKDADVKDVYVCPVCGYTTTGGAPDSCPVCGVSRDKFAKF; encoded by the coding sequence ATGAGAAAAATGACAGAGAGTAATTTAAAAGATGCATTTGCAGGTGAAAGTCAGGCGCACATGAAGTACCTTGCTTTTGCGCAGAAGGCAGAAGAAGAAGGCAAACCCAATACTGCAAAACTTTTCAGGGCAATTGCGTATGCAGAACAGGTTCATGCCACCAACCATTTAAAAACCCTTGAAGGAGTCGGATCTACGGAAGAGAACCTTCAGGCAGCAATGGACGGAGAAAATTTTGAAGTTGAGGAGATGTATCCTGCATATGATGCTGTTGCCAAATTGCAGGGCGAAAAGGGTGCAATAAAATCTGTACACTATGCAATTGAAGCTGAGAAGATCCATTCTGTAATGTATGCAGAAGCAAAAGAGTCTGTAAAACAGGGGAAAGATGCTGATGTGAAAGATGTCTATGTATGCCCTGTCTGCGGATATACAACAACAGGAGGTGCTCCTGACAGCTGTCCGGTATGCGGAGTATCCAGGGATAAATTTGCTAAGTTTTAA
- a CDS encoding peroxiredoxin: MPVPDKGKKAADFCLPDENKKEICLKEFRGSWVVLYFYPKDNTSGCTLEAIDFSEYLTKFESLNTQIIGISPDSPESHCKFREKHNLKIRLLSDKEHTVIEKYGAWVLKKNYGREYYGVQRSTFIINPDGMVDFVWPKVKVKGHVEDVLAKVKELQ; the protein is encoded by the coding sequence ATGCCAGTACCTGATAAAGGTAAAAAAGCTGCAGATTTCTGCTTGCCGGATGAGAATAAAAAAGAGATCTGTTTGAAAGAGTTCAGAGGGTCATGGGTTGTTCTCTATTTTTATCCCAAAGATAATACCTCAGGATGTACATTGGAGGCAATAGATTTTAGTGAGTATCTGACAAAATTTGAATCTCTGAATACTCAAATTATCGGAATCAGCCCGGATTCTCCTGAGAGCCACTGTAAGTTTCGGGAAAAGCACAATCTGAAAATCAGACTTTTGAGTGACAAGGAACATACAGTTATTGAAAAGTACGGTGCATGGGTTTTAAAAAAGAACTACGGCAGAGAGTACTACGGAGTTCAGAGAAGTACATTTATAATAAATCCTGACGGCATGGTTGATTTTGTCTGGCCGAAAGTTAAAGTAAAAGGGCATGTTGAAGATGTCCTTGCAAAAGTAAAAGAACTGCAATAG
- the zupT gene encoding zinc transporter ZupT has translation MQTGTTFFYAILLSAGAGLATTIGSLMGIAVKKPSDRFLAFTLGFSAGVMILISFVELLNTSIKQIGFARANIAFLIGMIIFALIDFIIPHEYVGQKDFNEKNQKPGLKRTGLLVAVGIGIHNFPEGLAAFSGALENMQLGIAIAVAIAIHNIPEGLAISAPVYAATGSRKKAFWWSFLSGVSEPVGAALGAVVLSQFFSHEVLGWLLGGVGGLMVAISLDELMPAAKNLGSEHAPVLGVIIGMVVMALSLWLLY, from the coding sequence ATGCAGACCGGTACTACTTTTTTCTATGCAATTCTGCTTTCAGCAGGAGCAGGCCTTGCTACTACAATCGGGAGTCTGATGGGGATTGCAGTAAAGAAACCTTCTGACAGGTTCCTTGCATTTACTCTCGGATTTTCGGCAGGAGTTATGATTCTTATTTCATTTGTAGAGCTCTTAAATACCAGTATAAAACAGATAGGTTTTGCCAGGGCAAATATTGCATTTTTAATCGGTATGATTATTTTTGCATTGATAGATTTTATTATTCCCCATGAGTATGTGGGACAGAAGGATTTTAATGAAAAAAATCAGAAACCAGGCTTAAAAAGAACCGGTTTGTTAGTTGCAGTGGGAATAGGCATACACAATTTTCCTGAAGGCCTGGCAGCATTCAGCGGCGCTTTGGAGAATATGCAGCTTGGGATTGCAATTGCTGTGGCAATAGCAATACACAATATTCCTGAGGGGCTGGCAATTTCCGCACCGGTTTATGCTGCAACAGGGAGCAGAAAAAAGGCGTTCTGGTGGTCTTTTCTGTCAGGCGTAAGCGAACCTGTGGGTGCTGCCCTTGGTGCAGTAGTACTATCTCAATTTTTTTCTCATGAAGTACTTGGCTGGCTGCTGGGAGGTGTCGGCGGCCTTATGGTTGCAATATCCCTTGATGAACTTATGCCTGCTGCCAAAAATCTCGGCAGTGAACACGCTCCTGTGCTCGGAGTAATTATCGGGATGGTAGTTATGGCATTAAGCCTTTGGTTATTATATTAA
- a CDS encoding ferritin family protein, with amino-acid sequence MTEKLAGSELLQMAVQLEKEGKEFYLAVAESVKNPVAREIFQFLADEEVKHEEIFRSMLSKGEDIMLALPYDDYEMLLYFKSLVDKKIFPGVSEVKDMRKYINDPAAALRVAISFEKDAILFFSEFKNLVRKDDQNVIDDIIEEERKHIYRILEFQKKLGE; translated from the coding sequence ATGACAGAAAAATTGGCAGGCAGTGAACTGCTCCAAATGGCAGTTCAGCTTGAAAAAGAGGGAAAAGAATTTTACCTTGCTGTGGCAGAATCAGTAAAAAATCCTGTTGCAAGGGAGATATTTCAGTTTCTCGCTGATGAAGAAGTGAAGCACGAAGAGATATTTCGTTCAATGCTTTCAAAGGGTGAAGACATTATGCTTGCTCTGCCCTATGATGATTATGAAATGCTGCTCTATTTTAAATCCCTTGTTGATAAAAAAATTTTCCCGGGTGTATCAGAAGTAAAAGATATGCGGAAATATATTAACGACCCTGCAGCGGCTCTGCGTGTTGCCATATCTTTTGAAAAGGATGCTATTCTGTTTTTCTCAGAGTTTAAAAATCTTGTACGTAAGGATGATCAGAATGTTATTGATGATATAATTGAAGAGGAGAGAAAACATATTTACAGAATTCTGGAGTTCCAGAAGAAATTGGGAGAGTAG
- a CDS encoding ferritin, with protein sequence MLSEKMTDALNEQINREMYSAYLYMSMSAYSEYKGLKGFANWFMAQYQEEMVHAMKMYDYIQDQGGQVILKAIEKPPAEFGEPIDMFQATLKHEQFITKSINELADLAVSEKDHATQIFLQWYVTEQIEEEANDNEIIDKLKLVSGSPNGLFMIDKDLNARIFTAEDTGKE encoded by the coding sequence ATGCTAAGCGAGAAAATGACAGATGCATTAAACGAGCAGATTAACAGAGAGATGTATTCGGCATACCTATACATGTCAATGTCTGCATATTCTGAATATAAAGGCCTGAAAGGATTTGCCAATTGGTTTATGGCACAGTATCAGGAAGAGATGGTACATGCAATGAAAATGTATGACTATATCCAGGATCAGGGCGGGCAGGTTATTCTGAAAGCAATTGAGAAACCTCCTGCAGAATTCGGGGAGCCGATTGATATGTTTCAGGCTACATTGAAGCATGAGCAGTTTATTACCAAAAGTATTAACGAACTTGCGGACCTTGCAGTTTCGGAAAAAGACCATGCAACCCAGATATTCCTCCAGTGGTATGTTACAGAACAGATAGAAGAGGAAGCAAACGATAATGAAATTATTGATAAGCTGAAACTTGTATCAGGAAGCCCCAACGGCCTGTTTATGATAGATAAAGATTTAAATGCACGTATATTTACAGCAGAAGATACAGGCAAGGAGTAG
- the nfo gene encoding deoxyribonuclease IV, which produces MGLLGAHVSAGGGVENVIGRGEYLSLEAVQIFSKNQRQWRSPPLKESSVNAFKKQYAESFVKEVVVHDSYLINLAHPDKDALEKSRKAMIDEVERAEILGLRYVVFHPGSHLKTGEKNGLRTVAQSLDYVLDNAHAEDVVLLLETTAGQGTNLGYRFEQLAEIIDKAKCREKLAVCFDTAHVFESGYDFRSSEGYKNVFDEFDRIIGIERLKVFHLNDSKTDIATKVDRHENIGKGFLGEKPFKLIVNDERFSEVPMILETPGGDEKFKENLKLLRSWIED; this is translated from the coding sequence ATGGGATTACTTGGGGCACATGTTTCTGCAGGCGGAGGAGTAGAAAACGTAATAGGCAGAGGAGAATATCTATCTTTGGAAGCTGTCCAGATATTCAGTAAAAACCAGAGACAATGGAGATCTCCTCCTCTTAAAGAATCATCTGTTAATGCATTCAAAAAGCAATATGCGGAATCATTTGTAAAGGAGGTTGTTGTTCATGATTCATATCTTATTAATCTCGCACACCCGGACAAAGATGCTCTTGAAAAGTCCAGAAAAGCAATGATTGATGAGGTTGAAAGGGCGGAAATCCTCGGCCTCCGCTATGTTGTTTTCCATCCCGGCTCTCATCTGAAAACCGGAGAGAAAAATGGCCTGCGAACAGTTGCACAAAGCCTGGATTATGTATTGGATAATGCTCATGCCGAAGATGTAGTCCTGCTTCTTGAGACTACTGCCGGGCAGGGAACAAATCTTGGTTACAGGTTTGAACAATTAGCGGAAATTATTGATAAAGCAAAATGCAGGGAAAAATTAGCAGTATGCTTTGATACTGCTCATGTATTTGAATCCGGATACGATTTTCGCAGTTCAGAAGGATATAAAAATGTATTTGATGAATTTGACAGAATTATCGGAATAGAGAGGCTGAAGGTTTTTCATCTTAATGATTCCAAAACGGATATTGCAACAAAGGTTGACCGTCATGAAAATATCGGAAAGGGCTTTCTTGGAGAGAAACCTTTTAAGCTTATAGTTAATGACGAACGATTTTCCGAAGTACCGATGATTTTGGAAACTCCGGGCGGCGATGAAAAGTTCAAAGAGAATTTGAAGCTATTACGGTCTTGGATCGAAGATTAA
- a CDS encoding ferritin family protein, translated as METFFSGNEIVDMAVATEERGYEFYKTAEENAKSEETKQLFAYLADEELNHKKIFSGLKGFIDDTPQGTPIDWEDVGKYIKAMVESSIFLGNKNINFAANSETDKKAVEFALGFERDTLLFFYELKDMIKSSGKDVIDKIINEEKEHIKRLSEMKKLM; from the coding sequence ATGGAAACTTTTTTTTCAGGCAATGAAATTGTGGATATGGCTGTAGCAACTGAAGAAAGAGGATATGAGTTTTATAAGACTGCAGAGGAAAATGCAAAATCCGAAGAAACAAAACAGCTTTTTGCATACCTCGCTGACGAGGAGCTTAACCATAAAAAGATTTTCAGCGGACTTAAAGGTTTTATAGATGATACCCCCCAGGGTACGCCGATTGACTGGGAAGATGTAGGAAAGTATATAAAAGCAATGGTTGAGAGCAGTATATTCCTGGGAAATAAAAATATAAATTTTGCAGCAAATTCAGAGACAGATAAAAAAGCGGTAGAATTCGCTCTCGGATTTGAAAGGGATACTCTACTTTTCTTTTATGAATTAAAGGATATGATCAAATCAAGCGGAAAAGATGTGATTGACAAGATAATCAATGAAGAGAAAGAGCACATTAAGCGGCTTTCTGAAATGAAAAAATTAATGTGA
- a CDS encoding class II SORL domain-containing protein, whose product MGRLNEHIQEADWKKEKHAPVIECADTVNSGEIFEVEVGIGREIAHPNTTEHHIRWISLFFHPKGEKFSYQIGHYEFSAHGESGAGANQGPVYSHPVVKAFMKTDKPGTLHALSLCNIHGLWESSKDISIK is encoded by the coding sequence ATGGGAAGATTAAACGAACACATTCAGGAAGCTGACTGGAAGAAAGAGAAGCATGCCCCTGTTATTGAATGTGCAGACACTGTAAACAGCGGGGAGATATTTGAGGTTGAGGTAGGAATAGGCAGGGAGATAGCACATCCCAATACTACAGAGCATCATATAAGATGGATTTCACTTTTCTTCCATCCTAAAGGTGAAAAATTCAGCTATCAGATCGGCCATTATGAATTTTCTGCTCACGGCGAATCAGGTGCAGGAGCAAACCAGGGGCCTGTGTATTCCCATCCTGTTGTTAAAGCTTTTATGAAGACAGATAAACCAGGGACTCTTCATGCACTCAGTTTGTGCAATATTCACGGATTGTGGGAATCATCAAAAGATATCAGCATAAAGTAG
- a CDS encoding SpoIIE family protein phosphatase has product MVMKKENKNIKAHLINILTRALERETTAFNYYSKYASKTEVKEAKILFTKLAEEERNHRRLIKREIGRIEQLIKAAADNEAFSSRRVAFSITDEIPFKDLPAIEGFDAAAASLPLEFISGDLLDVNTVPDSDVLTVLLCDVMGHGVSPSLIGAEIRKALGAYMEEMPDSDFQFETDALISFMNKKAVDLCKNMCKFITAVYAIISPSQLKLTYTSAGHDTPIIIKNDKQCLNLKKTDLVLGAEIDAEYSSTSIDIARGDIIAVYSDGITEVVSEKSQDLMFQRELLVKTIRSFAHLPARGIIEKVFESLKSFSGKNKFFDDMSIAVIKVEE; this is encoded by the coding sequence ATGGTTATGAAAAAAGAAAATAAAAATATTAAAGCACACTTGATTAATATTTTAACACGTGCACTGGAACGGGAAACCACCGCATTTAACTATTATTCGAAATATGCTTCAAAGACAGAAGTTAAAGAAGCCAAGATACTTTTTACAAAATTAGCAGAAGAAGAGAGAAACCACAGGCGTCTTATAAAAAGAGAAATTGGCAGGATTGAACAGCTTATCAAGGCAGCTGCCGATAATGAAGCTTTTTCTTCAAGAAGGGTTGCTTTCAGTATTACTGATGAAATTCCTTTTAAGGATCTTCCTGCAATTGAAGGTTTTGATGCGGCGGCAGCCTCTCTTCCTCTGGAATTTATAAGCGGTGATCTTCTTGATGTAAATACTGTTCCTGACAGTGATGTGTTAACCGTATTATTGTGTGATGTGATGGGCCACGGAGTCAGCCCGTCATTAATAGGTGCTGAAATTCGTAAAGCACTTGGTGCATACATGGAAGAGATGCCGGATTCTGATTTTCAGTTTGAAACAGACGCTCTTATCTCGTTCATGAATAAGAAGGCTGTAGATTTATGCAAAAACATGTGTAAATTCATTACTGCAGTATACGCAATCATTTCTCCATCTCAATTAAAGCTTACATATACGTCAGCGGGGCATGATACTCCGATAATAATTAAAAATGATAAACAGTGCCTTAATCTGAAAAAGACAGATCTGGTACTTGGGGCTGAAATTGATGCGGAATATTCTTCAACTTCCATTGATATTGCAAGAGGAGATATAATTGCTGTTTATTCCGACGGCATAACAGAAGTAGTAAGCGAGAAGAGTCAGGACCTGATGTTTCAGAGAGAATTGCTTGTCAAAACTATAAGGTCATTTGCTCATTTGCCTGCGAGAGGGATTATTGAAAAAGTTTTTGAATCATTAAAAAGTTTTTCAGGAAAGAATAAATTTTTTGATGATATGTCAATAGCGGTTATCAAGGTTGAGGAATGA
- a CDS encoding ferritin family protein — MDLNDFKKVMDFALEKEEEAVEFYKMCAEIIDRSNMKEVFLELSREEEKHVKMVKNFKPELVDRAKLSIAPNLKISDYLVDMEFSQDMNYQQLLILAMKREEKSKELYDAMAENSTDEKIVTLFKMLAQEELRHKNRIEKEYDDIVLREN; from the coding sequence ATGGATTTAAATGATTTTAAAAAGGTTATGGATTTTGCCCTTGAAAAAGAGGAAGAAGCTGTAGAATTCTATAAGATGTGTGCGGAAATTATTGACAGAAGCAATATGAAGGAAGTATTTCTTGAGCTGTCAAGAGAGGAAGAGAAACATGTAAAGATGGTAAAAAATTTTAAACCTGAACTTGTTGACAGAGCCAAACTCAGTATTGCTCCCAACTTGAAGATTTCCGATTATCTTGTTGATATGGAATTTTCTCAGGATATGAATTATCAGCAGCTGCTGATTCTTGCAATGAAACGGGAAGAAAAATCAAAAGAACTGTATGATGCAATGGCTGAGAACAGTACTGATGAAAAAATTGTTACTCTTTTTAAAATGCTGGCACAGGAAGAGCTGAGGCACAAGAATCGTATTGAAAAAGAGTATGATGATATTGTACTCAGAGAAAATTAA
- a CDS encoding rubredoxin: MDKWVCDLCGYVYDPANGDPDSGIEPGTAFEDIPDDWVCPLCGAAKDMFTKEG, translated from the coding sequence ATGGACAAGTGGGTATGTGATCTTTGCGGTTATGTTTATGACCCTGCAAATGGCGATCCTGACAGCGGAATAGAACCGGGAACAGCTTTTGAAGACATCCCTGATGACTGGGTCTGCCCGTTATGCGGAGCTGCTAAAGATATGTTCACAAAAGAGGGTTAA